Proteins encoded in a region of the Mycobacterium branderi genome:
- a CDS encoding TetR/AcrR family transcriptional regulator, with the protein MVTSAGSSNSRLSVDDWVQEGFRVLAEDGLKGLTLDRLCRRLGVTKGSFYWHFSDMKAYRKALIDTWAAVRDEDRWYFDDLAGDPPRQRLSRMMTALVGPRHWMLERAMREWARSEETVAKAVRASDQRVVDAVRQAFLDDGFDPEEADMRANATFAAGIGFLHLSGSRPSPRAAGRREDFIEVMLRH; encoded by the coding sequence GTGGTGACTTCGGCTGGCTCGTCCAATTCGCGGCTGTCCGTGGATGACTGGGTGCAGGAAGGCTTCCGGGTGCTTGCGGAGGATGGCCTCAAGGGGCTGACCCTCGACCGGCTGTGCCGACGGCTCGGCGTCACCAAAGGCAGCTTCTACTGGCACTTCAGCGACATGAAGGCCTACCGTAAAGCGCTGATCGACACCTGGGCCGCGGTCCGCGACGAGGACCGCTGGTATTTCGACGACCTGGCCGGCGACCCGCCCCGGCAGCGGCTGTCCCGGATGATGACGGCGCTGGTGGGCCCCCGGCATTGGATGCTGGAGCGTGCGATGCGGGAGTGGGCGCGCTCGGAGGAGACAGTCGCCAAGGCGGTACGGGCATCCGATCAGCGGGTGGTCGACGCCGTCCGGCAGGCGTTTCTCGACGACGGCTTCGACCCGGAAGAGGCCGACATGCGCGCCAACGCGACGTTCGCCGCCGGTATCGGATTCCTGCACCTGTCGGGGTCGCGGCCCAGCCCCCGGGCGGCCGGGCGCCGCGAGGACTTCATCGAGGTCATGCTGCGGCACTGA
- a CDS encoding acyl-CoA dehydrogenase family protein yields MVTADFVTSLAERAGDAEQLRRLPRETVDDYRRSGLARLLMPARYGGQQAEFPEIFDVVRQMAHGCASSAWTLGFYTLHNWMLALLSKQAQDEVFADGPVLCPAPLAPTGRGVPVDGGIRLSGRWSWATGVMDADWVLVGAICDPEGSPYPALALLPASDVRVEDVWHVAGMCATGSNDVVIDDVWVPGHRLVKVVDIYSGTTPGAALHDAPVYRWPMVPALALTAAMPALGSAELVADTYARRLGERVLAYSGVAQKDQPAAQIRLGEARVRLRALHALLDDTANRIQSAVRSGQRVNRAARADARAAAAHIVHESRSVIADLLEASGASAQFLDNPLQRAKRDVDVISGHVVFDYDVSRELAGALEIGAKVSPIAMI; encoded by the coding sequence ATGGTCACTGCTGACTTTGTCACCAGCCTGGCGGAACGCGCGGGCGACGCGGAACAGCTGCGACGGCTGCCGCGTGAGACTGTCGACGACTACCGCCGATCCGGGCTGGCGCGGTTGCTGATGCCGGCGCGATACGGCGGGCAACAGGCAGAGTTTCCCGAAATCTTCGATGTGGTACGGCAAATGGCGCACGGCTGTGCGTCCAGTGCCTGGACGCTGGGTTTCTACACCTTGCACAACTGGATGCTCGCGCTGCTGAGCAAGCAGGCCCAGGACGAGGTGTTCGCCGACGGGCCGGTGCTGTGCCCGGCGCCGCTGGCTCCGACCGGGCGAGGGGTACCGGTCGACGGCGGCATCCGGCTTTCCGGGCGGTGGTCCTGGGCCACCGGCGTGATGGACGCCGACTGGGTGCTGGTCGGCGCCATCTGCGACCCCGAGGGCAGCCCGTATCCGGCGCTGGCGCTGCTGCCGGCGTCCGATGTCCGCGTCGAGGACGTCTGGCACGTCGCCGGGATGTGTGCCACAGGCTCCAACGACGTCGTCATCGACGACGTGTGGGTGCCCGGCCATCGGCTGGTCAAGGTGGTCGACATCTACAGCGGCACCACGCCGGGCGCCGCGCTGCACGACGCGCCGGTGTACCGCTGGCCGATGGTGCCCGCACTGGCGTTGACCGCGGCGATGCCGGCGCTGGGCTCGGCCGAACTGGTCGCCGACACCTATGCGCGTCGGCTTGGCGAACGGGTGTTGGCGTATTCCGGTGTGGCGCAAAAGGATCAGCCCGCCGCGCAAATCCGGCTGGGCGAGGCGCGGGTGCGGCTGCGTGCCCTGCACGCCCTGCTCGACGACACCGCGAACCGGATCCAGTCCGCCGTGCGCTCCGGTCAGCGGGTCAACCGCGCGGCCCGCGCCGACGCCCGGGCCGCGGCCGCGCACATCGTGCACGAGTCCCGATCGGTCATCGCCGACCTGCTGGAAGCGTCTGGAGCTAGCGCGCAGTTCCTGGACAACCCGTTGCAGCGCGCCAAGCGGGACGTCGACGTCATCTCCGGGCACGTGGTGTTCGACTACGACGTCAGCCGTGAACTCGCCGGCGCGCTGGAGATCGGCGCGAAAGTCTCGCCGATCGCGATGATCTAG